A stretch of the Bacillus anthracis str. Vollum genome encodes the following:
- a CDS encoding ParM/StbA family protein → MKSLYAIDVGIGFTKRVYRQDEDSEVTVKSEASTLAPVPNHDESEDLTKVSFIDLDFAYYMGNEAHQSDASFLPPFEEEIENYYESEQFKQQIFGCIAKDYKENVVLPLVVTGLPVTYFGSQHEQLQRALKKETSVQIDGKFIHITVENALILQQPVALHAYFLKEGIIQERDRILIIDGGFRTLEMTDMKQNVILNHYETELGCSKPLKNIKNIVQNHAGESDHLHINDMPNILEKGYGGREEDPQTNQVHILIQKELDAHFQDVMRVLQEQFKLDQYDTIIWTGGIVDLHKKRIEKMQGEISSFRMVDASKEAALHGYYMIGSQVFDDITNQSVYESKL, encoded by the coding sequence ATGAAATCTTTGTATGCAATTGATGTAGGAATCGGCTTTACTAAGCGAGTATATCGACAGGATGAAGATTCTGAGGTGACGGTTAAGAGTGAAGCTTCCACACTAGCCCCTGTACCTAATCATGATGAAAGTGAAGATCTAACAAAGGTAAGTTTTATAGACTTAGACTTTGCATACTACATGGGAAATGAAGCGCATCAATCTGACGCTTCATTTCTTCCTCCATTTGAAGAAGAAATAGAAAATTATTATGAAAGCGAACAGTTTAAACAACAAATATTTGGTTGCATTGCAAAGGATTATAAAGAAAATGTCGTGTTACCTTTAGTTGTTACCGGGCTTCCTGTCACTTATTTTGGTAGTCAGCATGAGCAATTACAACGTGCACTAAAAAAAGAAACTTCCGTACAAATTGATGGGAAATTTATTCATATTACGGTGGAAAATGCTTTGATTCTTCAGCAACCGGTCGCTTTACATGCTTATTTCTTAAAAGAGGGAATCATTCAGGAACGAGATCGTATCTTAATTATTGATGGTGGATTTCGTACATTAGAAATGACAGATATGAAACAGAATGTCATTTTAAATCATTATGAGACGGAACTAGGATGTAGCAAGCCTTTGAAAAATATTAAGAATATCGTGCAGAATCATGCGGGAGAGAGTGATCACTTGCATATTAACGATATGCCAAACATATTAGAAAAAGGATATGGAGGTCGAGAAGAAGATCCTCAGACAAATCAGGTTCATATTTTGATTCAAAAAGAGTTGGATGCACACTTCCAAGACGTTATGCGTGTATTACAAGAACAATTTAAGTTAGACCAGTATGACACTATTATTTGGACAGGAGGAATAGTAGATCTCCACAAAAAACGAATTGAAAAAATGCAAGGTGAAATTTCTTCTTTCCGTATGGTAGACGCTTCGAAAGAGGCTGCACTTCATGGGTACTATATGATTGGAAGTCAAGTATTTGACGACATCACCAATCAATCTGTATATGAATCTAAATTATAA
- a CDS encoding general stress protein has protein sequence MHKNERKPVVHEYENEQEVVMKVKELELQGIHQDDIYVLTHEKHLTKKIADDTNTNTIGVKEQGLGTSIINFFSKKGDELRNQMEEMGLSKEEANLYEEKLDQGRILLLVTDETLTASDRQPQNYHSL, from the coding sequence ATGCATAAGAATGAAAGAAAACCGGTGGTTCATGAATATGAAAATGAACAGGAAGTAGTTATGAAAGTAAAAGAGCTAGAATTGCAAGGGATTCACCAAGATGACATTTACGTCTTAACACATGAAAAACATCTAACAAAAAAGATTGCGGATGATACAAACACAAATACGATTGGAGTAAAAGAACAAGGATTGGGCACAAGTATTATCAACTTTTTCTCCAAAAAAGGGGACGAGCTCCGAAATCAAATGGAAGAAATGGGGTTGTCGAAGGAGGAAGCTAACTTATATGAAGAAAAACTAGATCAAGGGAGAATTTTACTCCTAGTAACAGATGAAACACTAACGGCGAGTGATAGGCAGCCGCAAAACTATCATTCTCTCTAA
- a CDS encoding acyl dehydratase has protein sequence MFGRQVPYFIENFYLEKVTKGVQDTFFVN, from the coding sequence TTGTTTGGAAGGCAAGTCCCTTATTTTATAGAAAATTTCTATTTGGAAAAAGTTACAAAAGGAGTACAAGATACTTTTTTCGTTAATTAA
- a CDS encoding YxeA family protein → MKKFVLCILGIGLPIYLLPFILRGDFDRFNPIAEEKNVYAIAKGYGVPDYHHKGRAMYSLKSFDESGSRNEYTVGTSTPNDFIRKTYLRIHVKGKYVYSYEAISEKDIPEKIRKQLEVEIK, encoded by the coding sequence ATGAAGAAATTTGTACTTTGCATACTAGGAATAGGCCTACCTATATACTTACTACCTTTCATATTACGAGGGGATTTTGATAGATTTAATCCGATTGCTGAAGAAAAAAATGTATACGCCATTGCGAAGGGGTATGGTGTTCCAGATTACCATCATAAAGGACGAGCTATGTACTCACTAAAAAGTTTTGATGAATCTGGGAGCAGGAACGAATATACAGTAGGAACTAGCACCCCTAATGATTTTATAAGAAAAACTTACTTGAGAATTCATGTAAAAGGTAAGTATGTTTACTCGTACGAGGCTATTTCTGAAAAGGATATTCCGGAGAAAATAAGGAAGCAATTAGAGGTAGAAATTAAATAA
- a CDS encoding alpha/beta hydrolase → MKKWIKIILYSLLGILLIGSISFFVWSQFSYKPTKEAMSLVDDKKDEDHIVFGEKDAKIGVIFYQGAKVEAEAYSYLGEALAKDGHFVVMPKLPLNLAILGINEVDSVIEQYPKVQKWYVAGHSMGGAMISKYAFQHEDKVDGIIFLGSYPADDFSTKSIPMLSIYGEVDALATVEKIENNKKFMSKNTTMHMIKGGNHAHFGMYGEQKGDNASLITSKAQRDETVKVMEEWLLKQ, encoded by the coding sequence GTGAAGAAATGGATAAAAATTATTCTGTACTCTTTACTAGGTATTTTACTTATAGGAAGTATTAGTTTTTTTGTTTGGTCTCAGTTTAGTTATAAACCAACGAAAGAGGCTATGTCGTTAGTGGATGATAAAAAAGATGAAGATCATATAGTTTTTGGAGAGAAAGATGCGAAAATAGGAGTTATTTTTTATCAAGGAGCTAAAGTAGAAGCTGAAGCTTATAGTTATTTAGGAGAAGCTCTTGCAAAAGATGGACATTTTGTAGTCATGCCGAAGTTACCATTAAATTTAGCGATACTTGGAATCAATGAAGTAGACAGTGTAATTGAACAGTATCCTAAAGTTCAAAAATGGTATGTTGCAGGGCATTCAATGGGCGGAGCTATGATTTCTAAGTATGCCTTTCAACATGAAGATAAGGTAGATGGGATTATTTTCTTAGGTTCATATCCTGCAGATGATTTCTCTACGAAATCGATTCCGATGTTATCAATTTATGGGGAAGTAGATGCGTTAGCAACTGTAGAAAAAATAGAGAACAATAAAAAGTTCATGTCAAAGAATACAACTATGCACATGATAAAAGGCGGAAACCATGCTCATTTTGGTATGTATGGTGAGCAAAAAGGTGATAATGCGAGCTTAATTACATCAAAAGCACAACGAGATGAAACAGTGAAAGTAATGGAAGAATGGTTATTAAAACAATAA
- a CDS encoding TspO/MBR family protein, producing the protein MKNSSIIVFLLTYGLFYVSSILFPIDRMWYDALEKPSWTPSGMTIGMIWAILYGLIALSVTIIYNKYGCKPKTFWFVFLLNYICNQAFSYFQFSQKKLFLATVDCLLVAITTLLLIAVSSKLSKVSTWLLIPYFLWSTFATYLSWTIYSIN; encoded by the coding sequence ATGAAAAATTCTAGTATCATAGTATTTTTACTAACATATGGTTTGTTTTATGTTTCTAGTATTTTATTTCCTATTGATCGTATGTGGTACGATGCGCTAGAAAAGCCGTCTTGGACACCTTCTGGCATGACAATCGGAATGATTTGGGCTATATTATATGGACTGATTGCATTATCAGTTACAATTATTTATAACAAATATGGATGTAAGCCAAAAACATTTTGGTTTGTATTCCTTTTAAATTACATATGCAATCAAGCGTTTAGCTATTTTCAATTCAGTCAAAAAAAATTATTTTTAGCAACAGTAGATTGTTTACTAGTCGCTATTACTACGTTGCTTCTCATAGCGGTTTCTTCCAAATTATCTAAAGTATCGACATGGTTGCTAATTCCATATTTTTTATGGTCTACATTTGCTACATATTTATCTTGGACAATTTATAGTATAAATTAA
- a CDS encoding cryptochrome/photolyase family protein, translating to MQNKIIVMFQKDFRLYDNPALFEAAQSGEVVPVYVHDETFSMGSASKWWLHHAIIDVKKQLEALGSTLIIRKGSTQEEILSLVEQLGITAVYWNICYDPDRLQSNQKMKMMLEHKGMICKEFNSHLLLEPWVIKKKDNTEYKVFTPFYNAFQKQVIHKPISKVQSIKGGNSLPVSLSVSELHLLPTIPWTSHMESIWEPTEEGAYKTWKEFFSSKLASYSEGRDFPNQNAHSMLAPYLSFGQISVKLIYHYLINKSTESQCSLFEKQVNSFIRQLIWREFSYYLLYHYPFTAYKPLNKSFEHFPWNNEEELLRVWQKGDTGYPFIDAGMRELWQTGFMHNRTRMAVASFLVKHLLIPWQEGAKWFMDTLLDADIANNTMGWQWVAGSGADASPYFRIFNPITQGEKFDKNGEYIRKWVPELKDMPNKYIHKPWEAPEHILQKANIQLGHTYPLPVVDHKAARERALCAYKSMKEFV from the coding sequence ATGCAAAATAAAATTATCGTTATGTTTCAAAAAGATTTTCGCTTATATGATAACCCAGCTCTATTTGAAGCGGCTCAGTCCGGTGAGGTTGTTCCGGTATATGTACATGATGAAACTTTTTCAATGGGAAGTGCGTCAAAGTGGTGGTTACACCATGCAATAATAGATGTAAAGAAGCAACTTGAGGCATTGGGCTCTACTTTAATCATTCGTAAAGGAAGTACGCAAGAAGAAATACTTTCTCTCGTAGAACAGTTAGGTATAACGGCTGTATATTGGAATATTTGTTATGATCCGGACAGATTACAATCTAATCAAAAAATGAAAATGATGTTAGAACATAAAGGTATGATCTGTAAGGAATTTAATTCACATTTATTATTAGAGCCTTGGGTTATTAAAAAGAAAGATAACACTGAATATAAGGTGTTTACGCCTTTTTACAATGCATTTCAAAAGCAGGTAATACATAAGCCAATTAGTAAAGTGCAGAGTATAAAGGGAGGAAACTCTTTACCAGTAAGCTTATCTGTTTCAGAATTACACTTGTTGCCGACTATACCGTGGACATCTCATATGGAATCAATATGGGAGCCTACAGAAGAAGGGGCATACAAAACATGGAAGGAATTTTTCTCTAGCAAATTGGCCTCTTATAGTGAAGGAAGAGATTTTCCAAATCAAAATGCTCATTCAATGTTGGCGCCTTATCTTTCATTTGGTCAAATATCAGTCAAGCTAATCTATCATTACTTAATAAATAAAAGTACAGAAAGCCAATGTAGTCTTTTTGAAAAACAAGTAAATAGTTTTATACGTCAATTAATTTGGCGAGAGTTTTCTTATTATTTGCTATATCATTATCCGTTTACAGCATATAAACCTCTTAATAAGAGCTTTGAACATTTTCCGTGGAATAATGAAGAGGAGTTATTAAGAGTATGGCAGAAAGGTGACACTGGTTATCCGTTTATTGATGCAGGAATGAGGGAACTGTGGCAAACAGGTTTTATGCATAATCGCACAAGAATGGCTGTAGCCTCTTTTCTTGTAAAGCATTTGTTAATTCCGTGGCAAGAAGGAGCAAAATGGTTTATGGATACACTATTAGATGCTGATATTGCAAATAATACAATGGGGTGGCAATGGGTTGCTGGAAGTGGAGCAGATGCATCACCATACTTTCGTATTTTTAATCCGATCACACAAGGAGAAAAGTTTGATAAAAACGGAGAGTATATAAGAAAATGGGTACCAGAATTAAAAGATATGCCTAATAAATATATACATAAACCGTGGGAAGCACCTGAGCATATTTTACAAAAGGCCAATATACAGCTTGGTCATACATATCCTTTGCCAGTCGTTGATCATAAGGCAGCACGAGAGAGAGCGCTTTGTGCATATAAAAGTATGAAAGAATTCGTATGA
- a CDS encoding carbonic anhydrase, protein MNAKNKKVLLLTDMEHGIEPIIQQVTNIQRENMLTIHSCDSVIVHPFGDIMRSIIIAIYQENVEEIFVVGIEDKKTDVVNLQIQRDSIKNNKELDYLFENCMPEFSNGSLEEWLSGKENVSENIEKSIDMIRHHPLVPSDVKVHGFMIDKTGGKETVVKVSANKVAECMN, encoded by the coding sequence ATGAATGCAAAGAATAAAAAGGTTTTATTGTTAACAGACATGGAACACGGAATAGAGCCTATCATACAACAAGTAACTAACATTCAACGAGAAAATATGTTGACTATACACAGCTGCGATTCTGTAATTGTACATCCTTTTGGAGATATAATGAGGTCTATTATTATCGCTATTTATCAAGAAAATGTGGAAGAAATTTTTGTTGTCGGAATAGAGGATAAAAAAACAGATGTAGTTAATTTACAAATCCAACGTGATTCCATAAAAAATAACAAGGAACTAGATTATCTCTTTGAAAATTGCATGCCTGAATTTTCAAATGGTAGCCTTGAGGAATGGCTAAGTGGAAAAGAAAATGTTAGTGAAAATATTGAGAAGAGCATAGATATGATTCGTCATCATCCATTAGTACCTTCTGATGTTAAAGTTCATGGCTTCATGATTGATAAAACAGGTGGAAAAGAAACGGTGGTTAAAGTTTCTGCTAATAAAGTAGCTGAATGCATGAATTAA
- a CDS encoding DUF2309 domain-containing protein, which translates to MSIPSILRKETLKKKDKNIDLQENNINDLVVSASRVIAPLWPISTFAAHHPWMGLEKQSFEQVANWLKEARNVDIYPSASMIHSAKAKGEIEESFLQIALSRWLDSQSFHMPRETAERFCQEALKLERLPSSLLSSPELNKLAEEINYVNTGSMKDSSMQPISSLIENQNGDNLSDILNYHIIKWCKLYLDDAGASWAMPNREKGFYRAWQHLITFDPALSKTERKVLKDWPEDALIALTKALSELGISESNMQAYLEGHLLSLPGWAGMIRWRSQQSIEEQELLIEYLAVRLSMELAIVKPYLPLKNQKVEKKVSIVPLIASWIYWGDISIEKWLQMSATEQSELLAFAYRFDENTRKKLWLEAWEQTHAEQLREKIASKQRATHDKKRVVAQLAFCIDVRSEPFRRHLEKLGPFETFGIAGFFGLPIATTELGSNDSHPSLPVILKPKHQIKELTDENECKSYEQRKMVGSSVRYTFKTMKQNVLTSMLLPEVSGPLLGLQMVTRSFVPRRVGGFIRNLRKNMLQKPDTTFSLNHVHDTNCEIPIGFTKEEKVNYVRQTLKMVGLTEGFAPLVVMCGHSSQSTNNPYAAALECGACGGAAGGFNARVFATLCNLPEVREALSAEGIKIPDDTIFAAAEHKTTVDELEWIYVPELSETAQEAFDCIEAIMPNVSQHANRERLMQLPHFKTKIKNPSKEAHRFAEDWSEIRPEWGLARNASFIIGQRELTQECDLEGRAFLHNYDWKQDESGDILANIIAGPGTVAQWINLQYYASTVAPHYYGSGNKATQTVTAGLGVMQGNASDLLPGLPWQSVMQSDRETYHSPLRLLIVIQAPTKYIERLLNNNFTFREKVQNGWVRLASVDPEGRWKNW; encoded by the coding sequence ATGAGCATACCGTCAATATTAAGGAAAGAGACTTTAAAAAAGAAAGATAAAAATATTGATCTACAAGAAAATAATATAAATGATTTAGTTGTATCGGCTAGCCGAGTGATTGCGCCACTTTGGCCTATCTCTACATTTGCAGCTCATCACCCTTGGATGGGGCTGGAAAAGCAATCATTTGAACAAGTTGCAAATTGGTTAAAAGAAGCTCGTAATGTGGATATTTATCCTAGTGCTTCCATGATTCATTCGGCAAAGGCGAAAGGTGAGATTGAGGAATCATTTTTACAAATTGCCTTGTCTCGTTGGCTTGATTCACAATCTTTTCATATGCCGCGAGAGACAGCGGAGCGTTTTTGTCAAGAAGCTTTAAAGTTAGAAAGATTACCTTCTAGTCTATTATCATCGCCAGAATTAAATAAATTGGCAGAAGAAATAAATTATGTAAATACAGGGAGTATGAAAGACTCTTCTATGCAACCAATAAGCTCGCTTATAGAGAATCAAAATGGTGACAACCTATCGGATATTCTTAATTATCATATTATTAAATGGTGTAAATTATATCTTGATGACGCCGGGGCAAGTTGGGCGATGCCAAATCGAGAGAAAGGTTTTTATCGTGCGTGGCAACACCTTATTACATTTGATCCAGCGCTCAGTAAAACTGAACGTAAAGTTTTAAAAGATTGGCCAGAAGATGCCCTTATAGCTTTAACAAAAGCATTATCTGAATTAGGAATTTCTGAATCTAACATGCAAGCTTACCTTGAAGGGCACTTACTTTCTTTGCCTGGATGGGCAGGAATGATACGATGGCGCTCGCAACAATCAATTGAGGAACAGGAACTTCTCATAGAATATTTAGCAGTTCGACTTTCTATGGAGCTAGCCATTGTAAAACCGTATTTACCTTTAAAAAATCAAAAGGTTGAGAAAAAAGTTTCGATCGTCCCACTTATAGCTTCTTGGATCTATTGGGGGGATATTTCAATAGAGAAATGGTTACAAATGTCTGCAACTGAACAAAGTGAATTATTGGCATTCGCTTATCGCTTTGATGAAAATACTCGCAAGAAACTTTGGCTAGAAGCTTGGGAACAGACGCATGCAGAGCAATTAAGGGAGAAGATTGCTTCTAAGCAACGTGCAACTCATGATAAAAAGCGTGTAGTAGCTCAATTAGCATTTTGTATTGATGTACGTTCAGAACCGTTTCGTCGCCACCTTGAAAAATTAGGTCCGTTCGAAACGTTTGGAATAGCTGGTTTCTTTGGGTTACCAATTGCGACTACTGAACTAGGTAGTAATGACAGCCATCCTTCTTTGCCAGTTATATTAAAACCGAAACATCAAATAAAAGAGCTAACAGATGAAAATGAATGTAAATCTTATGAACAACGTAAGATGGTAGGCAGTTCGGTACGTTATACATTTAAAACGATGAAACAGAACGTACTGACAAGTATGTTGCTACCTGAAGTAAGTGGTCCTTTACTTGGTTTACAAATGGTGACAAGGAGTTTTGTGCCAAGAAGAGTAGGTGGCTTCATTCGTAACCTTCGTAAAAATATGTTGCAAAAGCCTGATACAACTTTCTCGCTTAATCATGTTCATGATACAAACTGTGAGATACCGATCGGTTTTACGAAAGAAGAAAAAGTGAACTATGTGCGTCAAACTTTAAAAATGGTGGGATTAACAGAAGGTTTCGCTCCTTTAGTTGTAATGTGCGGCCACAGTAGTCAAAGTACGAACAATCCTTATGCTGCAGCGCTTGAGTGTGGTGCGTGTGGCGGAGCAGCGGGAGGATTTAATGCAAGAGTTTTCGCTACTTTATGTAATCTTCCAGAAGTGAGAGAGGCGTTGTCTGCTGAAGGTATTAAAATTCCCGATGACACCATTTTTGCAGCAGCTGAACATAAAACAACAGTGGATGAATTAGAGTGGATTTACGTTCCAGAACTTTCGGAAACTGCGCAAGAAGCATTTGATTGTATTGAGGCCATTATGCCAAATGTGAGCCAACATGCAAATAGAGAGCGTTTAATGCAATTACCTCATTTTAAAACGAAAATAAAAAATCCGAGTAAAGAGGCACACCGATTTGCAGAAGATTGGAGTGAAATACGTCCGGAATGGGGATTAGCACGTAATGCATCTTTTATTATCGGGCAACGTGAATTGACTCAGGAGTGTGACCTAGAAGGTAGGGCTTTCCTTCATAATTATGATTGGAAACAGGATGAAAGTGGCGATATATTAGCTAACATCATAGCCGGACCAGGAACAGTAGCTCAGTGGATCAATTTACAATATTACGCTTCAACTGTAGCCCCTCATTATTATGGTAGTGGAAACAAAGCAACCCAAACTGTAACGGCAGGTCTTGGTGTTATGCAAGGAAATGCAAGTGACCTGTTACCAGGCTTACCTTGGCAATCCGTTATGCAATCAGATCGTGAGACGTATCATTCACCACTTCGTTTATTAATTGTAATTCAAGCGCCTACTAAATATATAGAACGTTTGCTAAATAATAATTTCACATTTCGAGAAAAAGTTCAAAATGGATGGGTTAGACTTGCCAGTGTTGATCCAGAGGGACGTTGGAAAAATTGGTAA
- a CDS encoding NADH dehydrogenase subunit 5, which yields MLISLSSSTLLTLFFIALSASWLSGLLFLHARMPLRFVHIHIGIAALPSLVSLLALVNNNGDRVVGPWHLDTLAWLMAFFVLTIGLIIQRFSVRYLMGDRSYRKYFALFTFTTGVSSVAWLSDDLRFMIMCWGATLIGLVLLIGLNKGWKVVSEATKISGYLFTISWIALLSAIIWLFQITGQWQLTSVVTNENVAQFGTLEKTGINLLIIVAVMIPAAQWPFQRWLIESAVAPTPVSAIMHAGLVNAGGIMLTRFSPLFHDDIAQIILLIFSSISVLIGTGISLVQVDYKRQLVGSTIAQMGFMLIQCALGAYLAAVIHLILHGLFKATLFLQAGSSVQRVEVVKQSNKKMSNLWMIVGRVLGLFIAIAFWFITSGEGYQLVSALILGWSLYFSWKQLVVFGEGRMGRIAGLIVLIGFSLIYFTVHNSLYKWLHTDMYQSVQPSAPAVIFVICILLFSSVICTFVTRNQSSTLSAVLYLWSVRVGEARRKSVESHPSYLKHDVSKGGNS from the coding sequence ATGTTAATTTCGCTAAGTTCATCAACACTGTTAACATTATTTTTTATCGCGCTTAGTGCTTCTTGGCTAAGTGGATTATTGTTTTTACATGCAAGGATGCCTTTACGTTTTGTTCATATCCATATTGGTATCGCTGCTTTGCCTTCATTGGTTTCTTTACTTGCACTTGTTAATAACAATGGAGATAGAGTTGTGGGGCCTTGGCATCTAGATACTTTAGCTTGGTTAATGGCTTTCTTCGTTCTTACAATTGGTTTAATCATTCAGCGATTTTCTGTACGTTACTTAATGGGAGATCGCTCATATCGAAAATACTTTGCACTTTTTACATTTACTACAGGTGTATCTTCAGTTGCATGGTTAAGTGATGATCTTCGCTTCATGATTATGTGTTGGGGTGCAACACTTATAGGATTGGTTCTACTCATCGGGCTAAATAAAGGGTGGAAAGTAGTTAGCGAAGCAACAAAAATCTCTGGCTATTTATTTACAATAAGTTGGATCGCCTTACTATCAGCTATCATTTGGCTGTTTCAAATAACTGGACAGTGGCAGTTAACATCAGTTGTAACGAATGAAAATGTAGCCCAATTTGGAACATTGGAGAAAACAGGAATTAACTTATTGATTATAGTAGCTGTGATGATTCCAGCAGCACAATGGCCTTTTCAAAGATGGTTAATTGAATCAGCTGTTGCTCCAACTCCTGTTTCTGCTATTATGCATGCGGGTTTAGTAAATGCTGGCGGTATCATGTTAACTAGATTTTCGCCACTTTTTCATGATGATATTGCACAAATCATTTTACTAATTTTCTCTAGTATTTCTGTCTTAATAGGAACAGGAATTAGTTTAGTTCAAGTTGATTATAAACGTCAGCTAGTAGGATCTACTATTGCACAAATGGGATTTATGCTGATTCAATGTGCATTAGGCGCTTATTTAGCAGCTGTTATTCATTTAATTTTACATGGTTTATTTAAAGCCACACTGTTTTTACAAGCTGGTTCCTCAGTACAACGTGTTGAGGTAGTGAAGCAGTCTAATAAAAAGATGTCCAATTTATGGATGATAGTCGGGCGTGTTTTAGGGTTATTTATAGCAATTGCTTTCTGGTTTATAACTTCTGGAGAGGGGTATCAATTAGTTAGTGCGTTAATCTTAGGCTGGTCACTATACTTTTCTTGGAAACAGCTTGTTGTTTTTGGAGAGGGAAGAATGGGACGAATTGCTGGCTTAATTGTTTTGATTGGATTTTCTCTCATTTACTTTACCGTTCATAATTCTCTTTATAAATGGTTGCACACTGACATGTATCAAAGTGTTCAACCTTCAGCTCCAGCCGTTATCTTTGTTATATGTATCTTACTATTTAGTAGTGTTATTTGTACTTTCGTTACTCGTAATCAATCTTCTACTTTATCCGCTGTACTTTATCTTTGGTCAGTTCGAGTAGGTGAGGCGAGACGAAAGTCAGTAGAAAGTCATCCAAGCTATCTGAAACATGATGTATCAAAGGGAGGTAATTCGTGA
- a CDS encoding DUF2294 domain-containing protein yields MKNSKGSIESEISKAITHWEKDYLGRGSISVKTDILRDMIIVNLQGILTPAEYTVCETKDGMLTIKKNRSELVESGIDDLKEIILELTGEEVKSFHTDISSRTGERVMIFKLFHNLEEKF; encoded by the coding sequence ATGAAAAACTCAAAAGGCTCTATTGAGTCAGAGATAAGTAAAGCAATTACGCACTGGGAAAAGGACTACCTAGGACGCGGGTCTATATCCGTTAAGACAGATATATTACGGGATATGATTATCGTAAATTTACAAGGTATTTTAACACCGGCTGAATATACTGTTTGTGAAACGAAAGACGGTATGCTAACGATAAAGAAAAATCGTTCGGAGCTAGTTGAATCTGGAATTGACGATTTGAAAGAGATTATATTAGAATTAACTGGAGAAGAAGTGAAAAGTTTTCATACGGATATAAGCTCACGTACTGGTGAACGAGTAATGATTTTTAAATTGTTTCATAATCTTGAGGAGAAATTTTAA